In the genome of Streptomyces sp. NBC_00259, the window CGCGCCCGACGGCAGCAGCCGGCGCAGCATCTGGTCCGCCGTCCAGCGGACCGTGGCCACGGTCGGGATGCCCAGGCGCTGGTACACCTCGGCCCGACGCGGGTCGTAGATCCGCGCCGCGACGTTCTCGATCCCGAACATCTCGCGGGCGACGCGCGCGGCGATGATGTTCGAGTTGTCGCCGCTGCTCACCGCGGCGAAGGCACCGGCCTCCTCGATGCCCGCCTCGCGGAGCGTGTCCTGGTCGAAGCCGACACCGGTGACACGGCGGCCGCCGAAACCGGCGCCGAGGCGGCGGAAGGCCGTGGGGTCCTGGTCGACGACGGCGACCGTGTGCCCCTGTTGCTCCAGGGTCTGCGCGAGCGCCGCTCCCACGCGCCCACAGCCCATGATGACGATGTGCACCTGACTACCCCGCAGTCCTGGTCATCCCGGTCAACCCGCTGACCTGCGCAAACACCCTGTTCACTCTTCTCTCTCGGCTCTGCCGGGCAACGACGGGGCATCAGTGTGCGGTGGTTGCCCTTGACGAGCTTATGACGCGGCACCGACGTTGCCCTCATCCGCGGTGCCGAAGGCGGGGGCGCCGTCCCTGACGTAGCGCTGAGTGCACACGTCATCGGCGGAGCGTCGCGGCGGACGGCTGATTCGGTGGCAGTGCCAGCCTCGGCTGGGCGCTGTCAAGAGAAACCCTTACGATCCTCAGCGTGTCCAAACTGACCGACGTGCCCAAACGGATCCTGATCGGCCGGGCGCTGCGCAGCGACAGGCTCGGAGAAACGCTCCTGCCGAAGCGCATCGCACTGCCGGTCTTCGCCTCCGACCCGCTTTCCTCGGTGGCGTACGCCCCGGGAGAGGTCCTGCTGGTCCTCTCCA includes:
- a CDS encoding potassium channel family protein, which encodes MHIVIMGCGRVGAALAQTLEQQGHTVAVVDQDPTAFRRLGAGFGGRRVTGVGFDQDTLREAGIEEAGAFAAVSSGDNSNIIAARVAREMFGIENVAARIYDPRRAEVYQRLGIPTVATVRWTADQMLRRLLPSGAEPLWRDPSGGVQLAEVHTSPAWIGHKVSRLQEETGVRVAFLTRLGEAVLPTSQTVLQEGDLVHVMMRTDEVEKVEAAFAQGPEEGGH